Proteins encoded in a region of the Vicia villosa cultivar HV-30 ecotype Madison, WI linkage group LG5, Vvil1.0, whole genome shotgun sequence genome:
- the LOC131607678 gene encoding uncharacterized protein LOC131607678 — translation MASSKVEIASFDSAQKPTWVSRVAKNKNFGNLNLNKRFHNVFGEKDESSLSALVSPRHTKIIDRWAARQAQEVVRNLEKNNEGVADKVFDHFPSRSSSFNSRRGREVSASPPLSDELFESEKTSKLGASSLVQIWEKRLSQSNCKKQNAPSIGSTSSDLSSNEISVFSMEDHSRVSEEEESSDELFQSCASKVHCNSDAGESDKNKVADIIKKLSIKNQKQSDENDHESSNSGTGSPCVSTPKQLSERRCFGKVTCYPRIRGRQAFNDLIMQFESDRHGELNNLAEQGAVSKFTQRGRIQSLLRLRLLQRGVAAFDPSRLKSTTPEGNKQQGSVIMQLRERFSTRDEQRNSSLIELSKPRLIPKNLVSQTSAYIKEEAHLCSGFEAPNDAPKETIEASSSQTGSNTNIETPDNVETRDQLSYDTIETSCSEIMEENDCSDYNYDETRESHDWASLISRPRSYWEELRQEWYREMLNSGSHNDERRKLLERRTVSTVLSSDFREKMDKLMKSHRGTQTRLINNQSDEEDREGNMQQLSAFFHDRFHVRGDLEENGRDIKEKEVAVEEESINSGSDHELADCQSSSSVDSPSSATWSYGDTDGADDSDRVVFVSSPLPSQSQSFYRDNRQYSPSTNHQPIDMEFVYDMRGQMEQLFREMSELRETLKYCTDMNMQLQQSQKQEVHKVREKKFTNKTSKKGKCRICKENKANAVLYRCGHMCACFKCASELQWKSGKCPICQVEIIDVVQVYTNT, via the exons ATGGCTTCATCAAAGGTTGAAATTGCTTCCTTTGATTCAGCACAAAAACCAACATGGGTTTCAAGAGTTGCTAAGAATAAGAactttggaaatttgaatttgaataaaaggTTTCATAATGTGTTTGGTGAAAAAGATGAATCTTCTTTATCTGCATTGGTGAGTCCGCGACACACGAAGATAATCGATCGGTGGGCTGCGAGACAAGCTCAAGAAGTGGTGAGGAATCTTGAAAAGAATAATGAGGGTGTTGCTGATAAGGTGTTTGATCATTTTCCTTCACGGTCGTCGAGTTTTAATTCTAGAAGAGGTAGAGAAGTTTCCGCTTCACCACCTCTTTCGGATGAATTGTTTGAAAGTGAAAAAACATCCAAACTTGGTGCTTCTTCTCTTGTTCAGATATGGGAAAAAAGACTCAGCCAATCCAATTGCAAGAAACAAAATGCACCGTCGATTGGAAGCACAAGTTCTGATTTGAGTAGTAATGAGATAAGTGTGTTTTCTATGGAAGATCATAGCAGGGTCTCGGAAGAAGAGGAATCTTCTGATGAGTTGTTTCAAAGTTGTGCTTCGAAAGTGCATTGTAATTCAGATGCTGGTGAAAGTGATAAAAATAAGGTTGCCGATATTATAAAGAAGCTATCGATTAAAAATCAAAAGCAAAGTGATGAGAATGATCATGAGTCAAGTAACAGCGGGACAGGTTCTCCATGCGTTTCCACGCCAAAACAATTATCTGAACGTAGATGTTTCGGTAAGGTCACATGCTACCCACGTATTAGGGGGCGCCAAGCATTCAATGATTTAATTATGCAGTTTGAGAGTGATCGACATGGAGAGCTCAACAATCTTGCAGAGCAAGGCGCAGTTTCTAAGTTCACACAAAGAGGTCGTATTCAG TCATTGCTTCGACTTAGATTATTACAGCGTGGAGTGGCAGCTTTTGATCCATCCCGTTTGAAATCAACAACACCTGAAGGGAACAAACAACAAGGATCAGTAATTATGCAACTTAG GGAAAGATTTAGCACAAGAGATGAACAAAGAAATTCATCCTTGATTGAATTGTCAAAGCCAAGGTTGATACCAAAGAATCTAGTGTCTCAAACTAGTGCATATATCAAAGAAGAAGCTCATTTATGTTCTGGTTTTGAAGCTCCAAACGATGCTCCAAAAGAAACCATTGAGGCATCATCATCGCAGACTGGTTCAAACACAAACATTGAAACTCCTGATAATGTAGAGACAAGAGACCAACTATCTTATGATACTATTGAAACCAGTTGCAGCGAGAtaatggaagaaaatgattgtAGTGACTATAATTATGATGAAACTAGAGAAAGTCATGATTGGGCCAGTCTCATTTCTCGGCCTAGAAGCTACTGGGAGGAACTTAGACAAGAATGGTACAGAGAAATGCTTAACTCTGGTTCCCATAATGACGAGAGACGCAAGCTCCTTGAAAG AAGAACAGTTTCAACCGTCCTTTCTAGCGACTTCCGAGAAAAGATGGATAAATTGATGAAATCTCATAGGGGAACACAGACACGTCTAATCAATAATCAAAGCGACGAGGAAGACCGAGAAGGAAATATGCAACAATTGTCAGCATTTTTTCACGACCGATTCCATGTTAGAGGTGATCTCGAAGAAAATGGAAgagatataaaagaaaaagaggtGGCAGTGGAAGAGGAAAGCATCAATAGTGGTTCAGATCATGAACTTGCTGATTGTCAATCCTCATCATCTGTAGATTCACCATCATCAGCAACATGGAGTTACGGAGACACTGATGGTGCAGATGATTCTGATAGAGTTGTATTTGTATCCTCACCATTGCCTTCACAATCTCAATCCTTCTATCGAGATAATAGGCAATACTCTCCATCGACAAACCATCAACCAATT GATATGGAATTCGTATACGATATGCGAGGGCAAATGGAACAACTTTTCCGCGAGATGTCTGAGCTAAGGGAAACACTAAAATATTGCACAGACATGAATATGCAATTACAACAATCCCAGAAACAAGAAGTTCACAAAG TAAGAGAAAAGAAATTCACCAATAAAACATCAAAGAAAGGAAAATGTCGCATTTGCAAGGAGAATAAAGCAAACGCAGTTTTATATAG ATGTGGGCACATGTGTGCATGTTTCAAATGTGCGAGTGAGTTGCAATGGAAAAGTGGAAAATGTCCAATATGCCAAGTTGAAATAATAGATGTTGTTCAAGTATATACTAACACATAA